A genome region from Carya illinoinensis cultivar Pawnee chromosome 2, C.illinoinensisPawnee_v1, whole genome shotgun sequence includes the following:
- the LOC122301410 gene encoding transcription initiation factor TFIID subunit 11-like isoform X2 has protein sequence MDPFEVAFEDVEDFLPDSPTTGPGHIDNENQFLTPSNLLTSPAPTISIGTNASIGYNEDEDEEEEEDNVDLNIRNIALRDDPDKTAKTRAILSQFTGEQMERFEFFRRSRFKKSEMRKMLLTITGMRTVSEPMVVVVSATAKMFVGDIVETARTVMTERKESGPIRPCHIREAYRRLKLEGKVPRRSVRKLF, from the exons ATGGACCCGTTTGAAGTGGCATTTGAGGACGTAGAAGATTTTCTGCCTGATTCCCCCACTACTGGTCCTGGTCATATTGACAACGAGAACCAATTTCTCACTCCTAGTAACCTATTAACATCCCCAGCCCCGACAATTTCAATTGGGACTAATGCATCCATAGGCTACAAtgaagatgaggatgaggaggaagaggaggataATGTGGACCTTAACATTAGGAACATTGCACTTCGAGATGACCCTGATAAAACAGCCAAGACACG ggCTATCCTGTCACAGTTCACAGGGGAACAGATGGAAAGATTCGAGTTCTTTCGGAGATCTCGTTTTAAAAAATCTGAAATGAGAAAG ATGTTACTGACCATCACTGGAATGCGGACAGTTTCTGAGCCAATGGTAGTTGTAGTTTCAGCCACTGCAAAAATGTTTGTTGGTGACATTGTCGAGACTG CTAGAACTGTTATGACTGAGAGGAAGGAATCCGGTCCTATTCGGCCTTGCCATATCAGAGAAGCATATAGAAGACTGAAGCTTGAAGGCAAAGTACCTAGGAGATCGGTGCGGAAGCTCTTCTAG